TCACAACTTCTATTAAATTGTCTATTTTCGATATTTTTAGTCGTTTGAGGATTTGTCTTTTTTCTTTTGGTCGCGTTCCTGTTTTCTGAAATAACCTCTGAATAAAAAATTATGCTTCAATGCCTCCATATTTTCGTTTAACCTTTGTGAAGCTTCCTTTATTATTATCATAGTCGAATCGATTGTTTTAGGCAATGATTCATCTTTTGTAATGTAATTGAAGGTGCTTTTAGATGTTTTTATTTCTGAAATAATCGATTCCAGATCCTCCGTGGTCTTTGAAACATCTATACTTGATTGTTCCAAATTCGAAATTATTCTTTGCATTTGGTTCCCAACGATGGTGTCATTTAGCAGTACCCCCACTGTACTTGCTTTCATGTCAATTTTTGAAACCTTATGGTTTATGGAGGCAATGAATTGGTTGGTGCCACTGGTGGTGTTTTTTAAATTTTCTAAGGTTGCACGTATGTCTTTTGTTAAAGTAGAATCGGTGATGAGTGCTCCCAATGCACCTTCACCCGCTAAAATCTTATTCGTGATTTTAAGCAAATCTGCCGTAAGTAAAGCTGCATTTTCGTTTGTCACATTGAGTGTCGAAAGCATATCGTCGGCCCCAATTTTACTGTAGGTAGTTATGGTGTCTCCGGATACAATAACTGGCAGATTTGCTTTTCCTGGAAGAATATTAACTACCATACTACCCACCAATCCATCTGATCCAATGGTTGCAATCGCATCTCTCTTTATAAATGCTCCTGTTTTTTCTTCCACCATCATTTGTATCACAATCCTAGCTTCGTCAACCATTTCAATTCTACCAACAGTACCTACATTGATCCCTGAATAGCGAACGTTATTGCCCAATTGTAACCCATTCACATTTTGGAAAACGGCATATATCTGGATGTTTTTACTGAAGATATGTTGTCTATTGCCAATGAAATATAGTGCTGCAACCAAAATCATGGTGCCAACAACAACAAATATTCCGACTCGGGTCTTATGGGAAGCTGATTTTTGCATAGTTTTTAATTTTTAAAAAAGGCTTTAATTTTTGGATCTTCGGAAGTAGATAATTCTTTAAAAGAACCTTCGGCATAATTAATTCCATTCACCAATAAAATCATCCTATTGCTTATAACTCTTGCGCAGTCTACGTCGTGTGTAATAATTAGAGATGAAGTCTTATAGGTGGTTTGAATCGTGCGCATTAATTGAATGATTTCCTTTGATGTAATCGGATCGAGACCAGTGGTGGGTTCGTCATACAGCATAATTTTTGGCTTCAATATCAAAGCCCTTGCCAGAGCCACCCGTCGTTGCATTCCTCCGGAGAGTTCTGCAGGCATTAACTCGATAGCGTGTGATAAGCTAACATTTCCTAAGGCTTCGAGTACTAATTCTTCGGTTGTTTTAGAAGCATCTACTTTGTCCTTGTTTCTACGCAAAGGAAATTCTAAATTTTCCCGCACGGTCATAGAATCATATAATGCACTACCTTGAAAAAGAAAACCAATTTCAGTTCGCAATACATCCAATTCTTTTCTGCCGAGTGAAATAATGTCAAAATCTTTTATTCTAATCGACCCACTATCGGCAGTCATTAAACCAACCAAACATTTAATCATCACTGATTTTCCTGATCCGGACTTCCCCATGATGACCAAATTCTCACCTTCATACAATTTGAGGCTAAAACCATTCAAAACGTGGTTCTCACCAAAGCTTTTACGTAAATCCTTTATTTCTAAAACGGGGTTTTTCATATCTCAAAGAAAATATCGGTTAGAAATACGGCTATAAAGTCTATCACAAAGAGTAACATGGAAGTATAGACAACTGCCGCATTTGAGGCCTCGCCTACTCCAACAGTACCTTTTGAGCAGTTATACCCTTTATAACAACCTACCAAGCCAATGGCAAAACCAAAGAAAAATGATTTTACTGTAGCCGGTATGATGTCAC
This genomic stretch from Ulvibacter sp. MAR_2010_11 harbors:
- a CDS encoding MlaD family protein, with the translated sequence MQKSASHKTRVGIFVVVGTMILVAALYFIGNRQHIFSKNIQIYAVFQNVNGLQLGNNVRYSGINVGTVGRIEMVDEARIVIQMMVEEKTGAFIKRDAIATIGSDGLVGSMVVNILPGKANLPVIVSGDTITTYSKIGADDMLSTLNVTNENAALLTADLLKITNKILAGEGALGALITDSTLTKDIRATLENLKNTTSGTNQFIASINHKVSKIDMKASTVGVLLNDTIVGNQMQRIISNLEQSSIDVSKTTEDLESIISEIKTSKSTFNYITKDESLPKTIDSTMIIIKEASQRLNENMEALKHNFLFRGYFRKQERDQKKKDKSSND
- a CDS encoding ABC transporter ATP-binding protein produces the protein MKNPVLEIKDLRKSFGENHVLNGFSLKLYEGENLVIMGKSGSGKSVMIKCLVGLMTADSGSIRIKDFDIISLGRKELDVLRTEIGFLFQGSALYDSMTVRENLEFPLRRNKDKVDASKTTEELVLEALGNVSLSHAIELMPAELSGGMQRRVALARALILKPKIMLYDEPTTGLDPITSKEIIQLMRTIQTTYKTSSLIITHDVDCARVISNRMILLVNGINYAEGSFKELSTSEDPKIKAFFKN